In one Acidimicrobiales bacterium genomic region, the following are encoded:
- a CDS encoding Rrf2 family transcriptional regulator: MKVSTRGDYASRALLSLALHGEEAGPTSVRDIAERTGLPQPYLEQILLALKGAGLVRSKRGVGGGYVLARTPAEISLSDIVSAVDGPIVAGDFGEPHTDGACDHEGQCVLLAVWADVGEHMRRYLEAATLADLVKMTLGAAPWPAEAAETPAVTPPWAGTRS; encoded by the coding sequence GTGAAGGTCTCCACCCGCGGTGACTACGCCAGTCGTGCCCTGCTGTCGCTGGCGTTGCACGGCGAGGAGGCGGGGCCCACCTCGGTGCGCGACATCGCCGAGCGCACCGGCCTCCCCCAGCCGTACCTCGAGCAGATCCTCCTCGCCCTGAAGGGCGCCGGCCTCGTCCGGTCGAAGCGGGGCGTCGGCGGCGGTTACGTGTTGGCCCGCACCCCCGCCGAGATCAGCCTCTCGGACATCGTGAGCGCCGTCGACGGGCCGATCGTGGCCGGCGACTTCGGCGAGCCCCACACCGACGGCGCGTGCGACCACGAGGGCCAGTGCGTGCTGCTGGCGGTGTGGGCCGACGTGGGCGAGCACATGCGCCGCTACCTCGAGGCCGCCACCCTGGCCGACCTGGTGAAGATGACCCTGGGTGCGGCGCCGTGGCCGGCCGAGGCCGCCGAGACGCCGGCGGTGACGCCGCCCTGGGCGGGCACCCGGTCCTGA
- a CDS encoding RluA family pseudouridine synthase, protein MLAAEVVPAALDGERLDRVVAMITGASRADVVGWLDDGRITRNGVVATSRSVRVAEGDRLEVTGDAAMPDAPILPDPTVEVDVVMEDPDLLVVDKPPGLVVHPGAGHATGTLVQGLLARFPEIADVGDPARPGIVHRLDKDTSGLLLVARSAEAHRALTSMLAAREVQRRYLALVWGRPEATTGLVDAPIGRSPREPTRMAVNARGKEARTRYEVQQVFEDPAEVALLECRLETGRTHQIRVHLSAIGHPVVGDDRYRGRRGRLVVPRMFLHAASLELAHPTRPDEVVSVTSPLPPDLAEVLARLS, encoded by the coding sequence GTGCTCGCCGCCGAGGTCGTCCCGGCTGCCCTCGACGGGGAGCGGCTCGATCGCGTCGTCGCGATGATCACCGGTGCCTCCCGTGCCGACGTGGTGGGCTGGCTCGATGACGGCCGGATCACCCGCAACGGCGTGGTGGCCACCTCCCGCTCGGTCCGGGTGGCCGAGGGCGACCGCCTGGAGGTGACCGGGGATGCCGCAATGCCCGACGCACCGATCCTCCCGGACCCGACCGTCGAGGTCGACGTGGTCATGGAGGACCCCGACCTCCTCGTCGTCGACAAGCCTCCGGGCCTGGTCGTGCACCCCGGCGCCGGCCACGCCACCGGCACCCTCGTCCAGGGCCTCCTCGCCCGGTTCCCCGAGATCGCCGACGTGGGGGACCCGGCCCGTCCGGGGATCGTCCACCGCCTCGACAAGGACACGTCGGGGCTGTTGCTGGTGGCCCGCTCGGCCGAGGCCCACCGAGCCCTCACCTCCATGCTCGCCGCCCGGGAGGTGCAGCGTCGCTACCTGGCGCTGGTCTGGGGTCGCCCGGAGGCCACCACCGGTCTCGTCGACGCCCCGATCGGTCGGTCACCGCGGGAGCCCACCCGCATGGCGGTGAACGCGAGGGGCAAGGAGGCGCGGACGCGCTACGAGGTGCAGCAGGTGTTCGAGGACCCGGCCGAGGTGGCGCTGCTCGAGTGTCGACTGGAGACCGGGCGGACCCACCAGATCCGCGTGCACCTCTCCGCGATCGGCCACCCGGTCGTCGGCGACGACCGCTACCGGGGCCGACGGGGCCGGCTGGTCGTCCCGCGCATGTTCCTCCACGCGGCGTCGCTCGAGCTCGCCCATCCCACCCGACCCGACGAGGTCGTCAGCGTCACGTCACCGCTCCCACCGGACCTCGCCGAGGTGCTGGCCCGACTCAGCTGA
- the lspA gene encoding signal peptidase II, whose product MAEPSTSTVDGSVNRPRTYRGLFAAVAVGWFLVDQLTKTWAENELATRNIDLVGSFRLNLAYNTGTAFSLGGGLGPWIALLALVVVGVLVWQGRSVRTRTGAVALAMIVGGALGNVFDRAFRSPAPGSSGGFMQGAVVDFFDLQWWPIFNIADIGIVVGGILLVIVSFRSTDDQVAGTEAEPPPDAVDGRAAARPTD is encoded by the coding sequence ATGGCCGAGCCCTCCACCAGCACCGTCGACGGTTCCGTCAACCGGCCTCGCACCTACCGGGGTCTCTTCGCGGCCGTCGCCGTCGGCTGGTTCCTCGTCGACCAGCTCACGAAGACCTGGGCCGAGAACGAGCTGGCCACCCGCAACATCGACCTGGTCGGCAGCTTCCGCCTCAACCTCGCCTACAACACCGGCACCGCGTTCAGCCTGGGCGGGGGTCTCGGCCCGTGGATCGCCCTGTTGGCCCTCGTCGTGGTCGGCGTCCTCGTCTGGCAGGGCCGCAGCGTCCGGACCCGCACCGGCGCCGTGGCCCTGGCGATGATCGTCGGGGGGGCGCTCGGCAACGTGTTCGACCGGGCGTTCCGATCCCCGGCCCCCGGCTCGTCGGGCGGCTTCATGCAGGGTGCGGTGGTCGATTTCTTCGACCTCCAGTGGTGGCCGATCTTCAACATCGCCGACATCGGCATCGTCGTCGGCGGCATCCTCCTGGTGATCGTGAGCTTCCGCTCCACCGACGACCAGGTCGCCGGCACCGAGGCCGAACCTCCCCCCGACGCCGTCGACGGCCGGGCCGCGGCGCGCCCGACGGACTGA
- a CDS encoding TraR/DksA C4-type zinc finger protein gives MKKATSAPAKPAPRKNPFDAKFLAAQKESLLYERGRFLHDAESLTAEANSLAELREPGDVQFDEESGEGDTLAVERQRDLLLSAQFRGQVEEIDHALAKLELGTYGICEVSGTPIPRERLKAIPWARERVEYKVGGFGRR, from the coding sequence GTGAAGAAGGCCACGTCCGCACCGGCGAAGCCCGCCCCTCGCAAGAACCCCTTCGACGCCAAGTTCCTGGCTGCGCAGAAGGAGTCGCTCCTCTACGAACGAGGTCGGTTCCTCCACGACGCGGAGAGCCTCACCGCCGAGGCCAACTCCCTCGCCGAGCTGCGCGAGCCCGGTGACGTCCAGTTCGACGAGGAGTCGGGCGAGGGTGACACCCTCGCCGTCGAGCGCCAGCGCGACCTGCTCCTCTCGGCGCAGTTCCGTGGCCAGGTCGAGGAGATCGACCACGCGCTCGCCAAGCTCGAGCTCGGCACCTACGGGATCTGCGAGGTCTCCGGCACACCGATCCCCCGGGAGCGCCTGAAGGCGATCCCGTGGGCCCGTGAGCGGGTGGAGTACAAGGTCGGGGGCTTCGGCCGCCGTTAG
- the ileS gene encoding isoleucine--tRNA ligase, which yields MPFGPVDPDLDLPTLEERILTRWRSEGIPDAARTLRAGNEPWVFYEGPPTANGRPGLHHVWARAFKDLYPRFQTMRGRDVPRKGGWDCHGLPVELEVERELGLSTKHQIEAFGIAEFNRRCRESVQRYVADWEALTERAGVWIDTADAYWTLDNTYIESVWWLVRQLWDKGLLYEGHKVSPYCGRCGTALSSHELGQPDVYRDVVDPSVYVRFPLVDDDADLLVWTTTPWTLLSNTGAAVGATIDYVRVSDGDGGRDLIMAAARAPEDASVIARLSGADLVGRRYERPFTTLDPPPGADGWRVVAAEFVSTEDGSGIVHLAPAFGEDDAVVARLEGLPVLNPVDGEAAFDDTVPAHAHRFVKDADEEIIAELASRGLLVRRQDYEHTYPHCWRCGTPLIYWAKTSWFVRTSEQRDTLLRENDTIGWHPEFIKHGRFGKWLEGNVDWALSRDRFWGTPLPIWRCEGCGGEHCVGSVDELAALSGLDLADLDLHRPSIDEVTFPCTAPDCDRPMRRIPPVLDAWFDSGSMPTAQHHYPFAGAGELDGSFPADFICEAIDQTRGWFYSLLAVNSLVFDATPYRNVVCLALIVDEHGQKMSKSKGNVIAPFDIFDTLGADALRWYFFSAGQPWTPRRVFPDGIREATRQTLLTLWNVWSFFATYADLDGWTPDRDDASPPASHVLDRWILSELDETVEVVTSGLEGFDAFAAATRLAAFIDDLSNWYVRRSRPRFWKASDPVAHATLHECLVTVSQLMAPFTPFLADELYTALTGAPSVHLSDWPAPGGRHDADLADQMAAARRLVALGRAARTDAKAKVRQPLPRALLLHPGAELDAEVEAEIRSELNVKLLERIDTVSGLMSWTVVPNFRALGPRLGPRVNAVKAALADADGSALKASLTEHGWVEVAGERLDAEEVEVRADRHESLALVEDDGWAVALDLELDDALRAEGVARELVRALNDARKQVGLAIADRVRVELVADTEIGEVVERHRAEIAAEVLAVGLELVEALTAGDRVDLDLGGHAVAVGLTRAVATADA from the coding sequence ATGCCGTTCGGCCCCGTCGACCCCGATCTCGACCTCCCGACCCTCGAAGAACGCATCCTCACCCGGTGGCGTTCCGAGGGCATCCCCGACGCCGCCCGCACCCTGCGGGCCGGGAACGAGCCGTGGGTCTTCTACGAGGGTCCGCCGACCGCCAACGGTCGCCCCGGCCTGCACCACGTCTGGGCGCGGGCCTTCAAGGACCTGTACCCCCGCTTCCAGACCATGCGAGGGCGCGACGTTCCCCGCAAGGGGGGCTGGGACTGCCACGGCCTCCCCGTCGAGCTCGAGGTCGAGCGCGAGCTGGGCCTGTCGACCAAGCACCAGATCGAGGCGTTCGGGATCGCCGAGTTCAACCGTCGCTGCCGCGAGTCCGTGCAGCGCTACGTCGCCGACTGGGAGGCCCTCACCGAGCGGGCCGGGGTCTGGATCGACACCGCCGACGCCTACTGGACGCTCGACAACACCTACATCGAGTCGGTCTGGTGGCTCGTTCGCCAGCTCTGGGACAAGGGCCTGCTCTACGAGGGCCACAAGGTCTCGCCGTACTGCGGCCGCTGCGGCACGGCCCTGTCGAGCCACGAGCTCGGCCAGCCCGACGTGTACCGCGACGTCGTCGACCCGTCCGTCTACGTCCGGTTCCCCCTCGTCGACGACGACGCCGACCTGCTCGTCTGGACCACGACCCCCTGGACGCTCCTCTCCAACACGGGGGCCGCCGTGGGCGCCACGATCGACTACGTCCGGGTGTCCGACGGCGACGGCGGACGCGACCTGATCATGGCCGCCGCCCGGGCTCCGGAGGACGCCTCCGTGATCGCCCGCCTCAGCGGCGCCGACCTCGTCGGCCGCCGCTACGAGCGCCCGTTCACCACGCTGGACCCGCCCCCCGGGGCCGACGGCTGGCGGGTGGTGGCCGCCGAGTTCGTGTCGACCGAGGACGGGTCGGGCATCGTGCACCTCGCCCCCGCGTTCGGGGAGGACGACGCGGTCGTCGCCCGCCTCGAGGGCCTCCCGGTGCTCAACCCGGTCGACGGCGAGGCGGCGTTCGACGACACCGTGCCGGCCCATGCGCACCGCTTCGTGAAGGACGCCGACGAGGAGATCATCGCCGAGCTCGCCTCGCGGGGCCTGCTGGTCCGGCGCCAGGACTACGAGCACACCTATCCCCACTGCTGGCGGTGCGGCACCCCGCTCATCTACTGGGCCAAGACCTCGTGGTTCGTCCGCACCTCCGAGCAACGCGACACGCTGCTACGGGAGAACGACACGATCGGGTGGCACCCGGAGTTCATCAAGCACGGCCGCTTCGGGAAGTGGCTCGAGGGCAACGTCGACTGGGCGCTCTCCCGCGACCGGTTCTGGGGGACACCGTTGCCGATCTGGCGTTGCGAGGGGTGCGGTGGGGAGCACTGCGTCGGCTCGGTCGACGAGCTGGCCGCGCTCTCGGGGCTGGACCTCGCCGACCTCGACCTCCACCGCCCGTCGATCGACGAGGTCACCTTCCCGTGCACCGCACCGGACTGCGACCGCCCGATGCGGCGGATCCCGCCCGTACTCGACGCCTGGTTCGACTCGGGGTCCATGCCGACCGCCCAACACCACTACCCCTTCGCCGGGGCCGGGGAGCTGGACGGATCGTTCCCCGCGGACTTCATCTGCGAGGCCATCGACCAGACCCGCGGCTGGTTCTACTCGCTGCTCGCCGTGAACTCGCTGGTCTTCGACGCCACCCCGTACCGCAACGTCGTCTGCCTGGCCCTGATCGTCGACGAGCACGGCCAGAAGATGTCGAAGTCGAAGGGCAACGTGATCGCCCCGTTCGACATCTTCGACACCCTCGGCGCCGACGCCCTGCGGTGGTACTTCTTCTCCGCAGGGCAGCCGTGGACCCCGCGTCGCGTCTTCCCCGACGGGATCCGGGAGGCGACCCGCCAGACGCTGCTCACGTTGTGGAACGTCTGGTCGTTCTTCGCGACCTACGCCGACCTCGACGGGTGGACGCCGGATCGCGACGATGCGTCACCGCCGGCGTCGCACGTCCTCGACCGCTGGATCCTCTCCGAGCTCGACGAGACCGTGGAGGTCGTCACCTCCGGCCTCGAGGGGTTCGACGCCTTCGCCGCGGCGACGCGCCTCGCGGCCTTCATCGACGACCTGTCGAACTGGTACGTGCGCCGCTCGCGCCCCCGCTTCTGGAAGGCCAGCGATCCCGTGGCCCACGCCACGCTCCACGAGTGCCTCGTCACCGTGTCCCAGCTGATGGCGCCGTTCACGCCCTTCCTGGCCGACGAGCTGTACACGGCGCTCACCGGGGCCCCGTCGGTGCACCTCTCCGACTGGCCCGCGCCGGGTGGTCGCCACGACGCCGATCTGGCCGACCAGATGGCCGCGGCCCGACGGTTGGTCGCCCTCGGCCGGGCGGCCCGGACCGACGCCAAGGCCAAGGTGCGCCAGCCCCTCCCCCGCGCTCTGCTCCTGCACCCCGGCGCCGAGCTCGACGCCGAGGTCGAGGCCGAGATCCGTTCCGAGCTCAACGTCAAGCTCCTCGAGCGCATCGACACTGTGTCGGGGCTCATGAGCTGGACCGTCGTGCCCAACTTCCGGGCGCTGGGCCCGCGCCTCGGGCCGAGGGTCAACGCAGTGAAAGCGGCCCTGGCCGACGCCGACGGCTCGGCTCTCAAGGCCTCGCTCACCGAGCACGGCTGGGTGGAGGTGGCCGGCGAACGCCTGGACGCCGAGGAGGTCGAGGTGCGCGCCGACCGCCACGAGTCGCTGGCGCTGGTGGAGGACGACGGGTGGGCCGTCGCCCTCGACCTCGAGCTCGACGACGCCCTGCGCGCCGAGGGCGTGGCCCGGGAGCTGGTGCGGGCGCTCAACGACGCCCGCAAGCAGGTGGGCCTGGCGATCGCCGACCGCGTGCGCGTCGAGCTGGTCGCCGACACCGAGATCGGGGAGGTGGTCGAGCGCCACCGCGCCGAGATCGCCGCAGAGGTGCTCGCCGTCGGCCTGGAGCTGGTCGAAGCGCTCACGGCCGGCGACCGGGTCGACCTCGACCTGGGGGGCCACGCCGTCGCCGTGGGCCTCACCCGGGCGGTGGCGACCGCCGACGCCTGA
- a CDS encoding DivIVA domain-containing protein — protein MEGTPGTPHLLTDVRFSVSRKGYDPDEVDNFLERVSAAVAQLQDKLRQATTQAEDAESRATEAARTQAVLQARLDAVEGELEAARGAGAGAVPRSPEDDAENASKVLVLAQRTADAAIEDANATASTTLAEARSKAAALVGDAEQESARLLAAARVEASALVTRQRDTLAGEIRDLEAVRDSVATDVSILESHVGEQRSALQGSIARLQALLDDPAAFRVDPAPGVSGAGLDDVAVAEAVVVEDDDGTVAEVAEAEAVTDSADAPVAEEGPHGAESVEVDQPAALFDGGPDEGEATRAHDSLADDSPLGPADDDADAAMKAFFEAEFDDDPGRPGR, from the coding sequence ATGGAAGGCACCCCCGGTACTCCGCATCTCCTCACCGACGTCAGGTTCTCGGTCAGCCGCAAGGGCTATGACCCCGACGAGGTGGACAACTTCCTCGAGCGGGTCAGCGCGGCCGTCGCCCAGCTCCAGGACAAGCTCCGCCAGGCCACGACCCAGGCCGAGGACGCCGAGAGCCGGGCCACCGAGGCCGCCCGCACCCAGGCGGTGCTCCAGGCCCGTCTCGACGCCGTGGAGGGCGAGCTCGAGGCGGCGCGCGGAGCTGGGGCCGGCGCGGTGCCGCGGAGCCCGGAGGACGACGCCGAGAACGCCTCGAAGGTGCTGGTCCTGGCCCAGCGGACGGCCGACGCCGCGATCGAGGACGCCAACGCCACCGCCAGCACCACGCTGGCCGAGGCCCGTTCGAAAGCCGCGGCACTCGTGGGCGACGCCGAGCAGGAGTCGGCACGCCTGCTGGCCGCCGCCCGCGTCGAGGCCTCGGCGCTCGTGACCCGTCAACGTGACACCCTCGCCGGCGAGATCCGCGATCTCGAGGCCGTGCGGGACTCGGTGGCCACCGACGTCTCGATCCTCGAGTCGCACGTCGGTGAGCAGCGATCGGCGTTGCAGGGGTCGATCGCCCGCCTCCAGGCCCTCCTCGACGACCCGGCGGCGTTCCGTGTCGACCCGGCCCCGGGGGTCAGCGGCGCCGGGCTCGACGACGTGGCCGTTGCCGAGGCCGTCGTCGTCGAGGACGACGACGGCACCGTTGCCGAGGTCGCCGAGGCCGAGGCCGTCACCGACTCGGCCGACGCGCCCGTCGCCGAGGAGGGCCCGCACGGGGCCGAGTCCGTCGAGGTGGACCAGCCGGCGGCCCTGTTCGACGGTGGACCCGACGAGGGAGAGGCCACCCGAGCCCACGACAGCCTCGCCGACGACTCCCCGCTGGGGCCGGCCGACGACGACGCCGACGCCGCCATGAAGGCCTTCTTCGAGGCCGAGTTCGACGACGATCCGGGGCGCCCCGGTCGTTGA
- a CDS encoding YggT family protein — MISLILAVLQLFILALLARIVLSWFPATGGALDGVQRFLFRITEPVLAPVRAVLPPVRLGAMALDLSPIVVFIALQLLISFLARV, encoded by the coding sequence GTGATCAGCCTCATCCTGGCCGTCCTCCAGCTGTTCATCCTCGCCCTGCTGGCCCGCATCGTCCTCAGCTGGTTCCCGGCGACGGGAGGCGCGCTCGACGGCGTCCAGCGCTTCCTGTTCCGGATCACCGAGCCGGTCCTCGCCCCGGTCAGGGCGGTGCTGCCCCCTGTCCGCCTGGGCGCGATGGCGCTCGACCTCTCACCGATCGTGGTGTTCATCGCCCTCCAGCTGCTGATCAGCTTCCTCGCCCGCGTCTGA